In the Candidatus Binatia bacterium genome, AGATGTGTATAAGAGACAGGGTGAGGATATCGCCAAACACCGCTTGGAACACGCGATGATCGAGCGGATTCCAAGCTTGCAACAAGAGGCTTCCGACCACCGCAACCGTGAGGCGAAACAAGGCCACGACAATGACCAACGCCACCAACACGGTGAGCACGAGGGCCACCACGGTTTCGAACCTCTGGTAAAGGCTTTGGACTTGCCAACTCGCCCGTAAATCCTGCCACCATTCCATCGCCTGGACCCTCCGTGGCTCTCTGTGCTGACGCCCGTCTGCTGGCACGGTCGGGGCCGTCGGTTCCGCGATGACTGCGGGGCGGGGTCACAGTTGGCTGGTTTGCCGCAAAACCTTGCGACAAGCCAGCGTTCGCGAAAGCACCCTACAGCACCCCGGCCAAGGCACCTCGCAGTCGCTCTTGCAACGTGGCCACAAGTTCCTTCACGCGCTGAGGCTCCATTCCGGTGACCATGGAGATCTCCGGAATGCTAAAGCCCTCGACAAAGTAGAGTTCGAAAACATCCTTCTCGGGGCGAGACCACGTTTGCACGAGATGCTGCACAGCCTCCAAAAGCTCGCGGCGCTCCGCGCTCACCTCGGGATTGGGAGCAAACGGATCGGGCACCAGCTCGCGGAGCTCGGTAATCACCGGCTCGTACTCGCGCACGATAATGTCCAAGGGCTGCTCCGCGTCGTAGCCGGCAGCAAGATCCTCTTCATCGGGCCGCTTGGTCTCCTGATCCACTGGCACCCGCTCCGCAGCCGCGCGTTGGAAAAACCGCCGCCGGCGACGCAACTCCTCGTGCAGCAAGCGGTACACCCAAATAAGCCAACCAACTGATGCTGGCTTGTCCCGCCACTTAGCCAGCACCTTTTGCACCACCGTGTCCACGACACCACGAGGGTCTACTGCGTGTGGTGGCAACTCCCCACTGAACTCGTCGTGCCGCACGTGGCGCCGCACGTGGTCGACCATGCGGCGGTAGTGCCGCTTGAGAAAATCGACCACCACTGCCTGTGGCTCTTGTGGGCCTTCCCCCTCGGGCAACGGTTCTGGCGCAAATTTGCCGGCCCGAAGGAGCGGTAGACGCTGGCGGCGGAGTTTCCGCTTCCACTCTTCTTCCTTCCGCTGGTGCCCTTTCACCCGCTCGACCTCGCGGACTAACGCGTCGAATGCCTTATCGAGAGACAAGATCGGCTCGCGTGCGCTCTTTTCGGTGTGGAGGATGTGCTTGGGTAAGCGCAACGTGAGGGCGGTATTGTACAACGTGCGGTGTGGGTTTTTTTCCAACAGGATGTGCAGGTGCACCCCGTCTGGCGGATAGTCCCGCAAATGTTTTTCCAACGATTGTAAGCGCCGGGTCAACTGCTTGCGCAGCAGCGGGTGGCCGTGCATCTCGCGGGTCACCAAATTCCACGTAAACGGCACAACTTGCGCCTGTGCTCCCTGCGGTTCGTTCATGACGTTCTCTACCTCCTCCGAATGAATGCTCGCGCCAGTTTAGGTCCGACACCAGCCGACTTGGGCCACTCCGTCGAGTGCGAATTGAACCGCAACGGCGGCCAGCAGCAGCCCCATTAACCGGTTGATGAGCTTCAGAGCTAATGGGCTGACCCGATGGATTCCGTAGATTGCTAAGGTAAAGATGCCGTAGCTGGCAATCGCCACTAGACCGATGACCAGAAAAAGGGTCACGCGCTGCCACACGGACTCGGCCTGGTGGAACAAAATCAAGGACGTGGAAATTGCTCCTGGGCCGGCGAGCATCGGAACCGCCAGTGGGCTCACCGCAATGTCCTCTTTTGCAGCACCAGCGAGAACTTCTTCGTTCGTCTCCTGTGCTGCCGAGCGCTGGCCATGCAACATATCTAACGCAATGCGCAGCAGTAAAATGCTTCCAGCAATTTGAAATGCGCCAGGGCTCACGTGCAGATAGCGAAAAATGCTCTCGCCCAGGAGGGTGAATACCACCAGAACGGCTGCCGCCACGCTGCAAGCGATGCGAGCCGTGCGCAGTCTGGCCTCCGGAGTCTGCTCCGGGGTCATCGCCAGAAACGCTGGCACAACGGCAATAGGGTCGACGATGACAAAGAGCGTGGTAAACGCGAGTACCGTGTATTCAAGCCAACCCATCGCCGCTGGCCATCGTCAAAGAACACGCGGATCGTACTCCGGCTAATGCGCCCGGCCGCCGCCACCGCGTTCCACAGCGCGACGCGGGCCGGGGAGGTATTCCACCGAGGGCACCCGACGCACCGGTTGTGGATATAACTCCATCAGCTCTAACACCTCGGTGGGGATATCGCTGCGCACCGGGAGGCCCAGCTCGCGCGCCTTTTGCACGGTGATAGGGAAGTCATGCGTCCATGTCCCAGTGGAAAGCAGCTCCGCGAGGCGTTGCGCATTTTCTGGGGTTTGGCTGCGCGTCAGGAGCTCGGCCACGGCGTCGCGCACTTGATGAATGGCCTTTTCGGCAACGTCGGCGAGGATCAACGTTTGGTCGTCGACTTCCGCTACCGGCTTTTGCCGAACCACCTTCAGGAGCGAGGCCGCAGGATACTGTCCCAATTGAGGGTCTACCGGGCCCAGCACCGCATGGGGCGACATTACGATTTCGTCCGCCGCTAACGCAATCAAAGTGCCGCCGGACATGGCGTAGTGGGGGACAAAAACGGTCACGTTCCCTTTGTGCTCCCGCACCGCGCGGGCAATTTGCAGAGAGGCGAGCACCAGCCCGCCGGGCGTATGCAAAACAATATCCAGGGGCACCTCGGGGTCGGTGAGCTCACAGGCCCGCATGACTGCCTCAGCGTCCTCGATGTCGATGTAACGAACCACGGGAAACCCCAGCAGGCTCATGGTCTCTTGCCGGTGAACCAACAGGATCACGCGGGAACCGCGCCGCTTCTCGATCCGCGCAATCAAGCGCTGCCGGGCGTTTTCGAGCAAACGCTGCCGCAGTACGGGCTGTAGCGCCGAAAAAATGAAGAACAACCAAAATAGATCCCCAAAACTCATGTTGCCTCCGCTCGTGTTGTCGTTGCCGTGCCGCCACTCGGCGGCAGCGCTACTTAACACGAGCCGCTCGCGACTAGCCACCCCAATTGCGACTGCGGTACGTGCCCTGTCCGTCGTTTATTTGAATTCGACCGGCACCTTCTTCGCAGGGACACGCTTGGGCAGTCTCACGTGCAACCGGCCGTGACGAAACTTGGCTTCGGCTTTCTCAGCAGCGACCGGAACTGGCAAGGGAATCCACCGCGTAAATGCGCCGTACGCGCACTCGGAATACCAATAGCCCTCGCGTTTCTCCTCTCGCTCGCGCTTCTTCTCGCCGCGCAAGACCAGGTAGTCGCCCACGACCTCCAGGCTAAAGTCGTCCTTGCTGAGCCCGGGAAGCTCGACCGTCACTTCCACGGCATCGGCGGATTCTGCCACTTCAATAGCCGGAAGGCCCCACCCCTCCCATGAGGGGAGCGCAACGGTTTCGCCACCCACAGCGAGCTCGCCAGTAAGACGGCGCCGCCAGCGTGTTATTGCTCGCTGCACGTCGTCGTACAAGCGCCCGAGCGTCTCGCGCCATTTTTCCGGCAGCCAGTTTGCCATGATGCCCTCCTCCTCCGTTCATGGGTCCGGGGCCCAGCGCAGTGGGCAGCGGAGTCTGCGCTGCCCACTGCCTGTTCCTTAGCTGACCTTCACCTCGATCTTCCGCGGTTTTGCCTTCTCCGCTTTGGGCAGATGCAAGGTCAACACTCCGTGCTTGAAGTCAGCGGAGATTTTCTCTTGGTCGATCACTTCGCTCAACTCGAACTGCCGGAAGAAATTCGGCAATTCGAATTCGCGCCACACGGGCTCTCCCGGCGCTGCGTGCCTCGGCGTTCCGCGGATGGTCAGGACGTCCTCTTCCACACGGACCTCCAAGTCGTCCTTCCCCACGCCCGGTAGATCCGCCACTAGTACGAGCTCTTCTGGCGTTTCGTAAATATCTACAGCGGGAGCCACGTAACGGTCTTCAGCGCGTGTGGCTTCGCGGCTCGGCGTTGGCTGCACGCTCCCTGTGGTTGCTGCAACGGTCTTTTCTGCCATGGTTTTCACCTCCTTGTTGAATTGCGCGCTGGCATCACCCGACCTGTACGGCAATCGCCTTGGGCTTGGCCTGTTCGGCCTTCGGCAAGGTGATTAGGAGTACACCGTTTTTATATTCCGCTTTGGCCTTGGCCTCGTCGACCTCGACCGGTAGTTCGATCCGACGGGAAAACTTCCCCGACGATCGCTCCTCGCGGTGAATCGCTTCCGACTTGCCGGTGGCAGTGCGCGGTTTCTCGCCGCTTATCGTCACGCTGTTGCGCAAAGCAGTGATCGTCACCGAGTTCGGGTCGACCCCCGGGACGAGCACCTCGACGTAAAACGCATCCTTATCCTCGTATACGTTTACTGGCGGATACCCGCGCTCTCCCCGCGCCGGCCACAAGCCTGTGCGCAAAAGCGACGGGAAGCGCAAGCCCGCACTTTCAAAGGCACGATCGATCTCGCGCCGTAATGCTTCGATTTCTTGGAATGGGTCCCAACGTGCCATGTCCGTTCCCTCCTTCTCTTCGATTGATTTCGCTCGCAACGAGCGGCAGTGCAGGTAAGCACCAATTGGACCACGTCAAGCGCGCCCGGCGTGTTCCATGCTGGCGCTCTCGTGACTTCACACTCAAGAAAACGTGCCGCGGCTGGATTTTCTCCCGTGGGCGTTGGTTGAACCATGCCGAGCGGTGCCTCGTGGCCCACGCTTGCGGGCTCTGTTAACCGCACGCGGCGTATGCCCGAAATGAAAGGCAGCGCCTCCTCGAAGCGTCTTTCCCCCGCTCCTAATGCCAGCCGCTCGCGTCGGGTGACCATCGCGGAATCGCGTGTGTCGCTGTTGCTCGCCCTGTGCCTCGCCTTTTCGGGCGCGGCGAGCCTTGCGCTCGAGGTCGTATGGATGCGCGAGCTCCGCTTGGCGTTTGGCTCCACGACTCTCGCGAGCAGTACCGTGCTCGTGGCCTACATGCTCGGCCTCGGGACGGGTGCGTGGCTCGGCGGGAACATCGCGAACCGATCCTCACGGGCGCTGCAGGTTTACGCTGCTCTCGAGATCATCGTCGGGTTGTACGCTTTGGCGGTGCCTTGGCTGAGCCGGCAGGGCGCAGCAACCATGGGCGGTTGGCTTGTAGACACGAACTTCTGGCTTGCGGCAGCCACACGGTTTGCCGCAAGCCAGCTCATCTTTCTCGTTCCCACGGTGGCCATGGGAGCGACGCTGCCCGTGGCGGTGAGCGCCGCCGGGGGCCCCGGCGGGGTGGGCCGCACGACGGCCCTGTTGTACGCGGCAAACACAGCTGGGGCTGTTGCCGGCGTGTTCGCCGCGACATTCTACCTCCTGCCCCGTTTCGGGCTCGTTGGCGCCAACACCGTGGCTGCGCTTACGGATCTTCTGCTCGGTGTGGCCGTGCTGCTCTGGGAACGTGCGACGCGCCCAGCGGCAGCGCCCGTTACTTCTGACCCTGGTGTGCAATTCGCGGCCAAGGCAGCACCGGCACAATTACCGGCGCGCCTGTGGCCGCTGCTCGCCGTGTACGCCGGGATCGGCTTTGTCGCCCTCGCGCACGAGGTGTGTTGGACTCGGGCGTTGGCGGCAGTGTTCGGGTCGTCCAGCTACGCCTTCGGCACGATGCTGGGAACTTTTTTGCTCGGCATCGCGCTCGGCAGTTGGGCGATGCGCCGTCGGGCGGACACGTTGCGAAGTCCCGGTTATGTCGCCGCGGTGCTCGTCGTGGCCCTCAGTGTGGCGTCGCTTGCGACCTTCAAGATCTTGTTCTGGCTTCCGGCTTGGTTTCCCTGGGCGTTCGTCTACCTGGGAGGCACGTACGAGGCGGCAATGACGAGCACTGTCTTCCTCGCGCTCGTGGCCATGTTGCCACCGACGACGATCCTCGGGAGCTTGTTCCCCTTGCTGGTGGCATTGATCGCGCGTACCGGACAAAGTGCCGGCTGGTCGGTGAGCCAAGCATATGTGTGGAACACGGTCGGGTCGGCCCTCGGAGCCTTTGCAGGCGGATTTTTATTGTTGCCTGCGGTGGGCCTGCAGAACGCACTCAGCCTTCTTTCGTCCCTCACTGCTGCCTTCGCGGGCGTGCTCGCCGTGTGGCAGCGCGACCACGTTGGAAGGCGTCGCGCAGCGGTCATCGTCGCAGCTGCGCTACTCGTAGCGGGTATTTGGCTGGCCGGCCCGCGCGTGAAACCTGAAGAGCTTACCCGTGGCGTTTACCGATTTCCGCTGGCGGAAATCGACGTCGGAGTTGCCCCTGTGGCGCTGCGCGGGCCGTTAGAAGGGGAACTCTTGTTTTACCACGACGGCTGGAATGCCACCGTGTCCGTCCATCGCATCCTCGGAGAGTTGAGTTTGCGGGTAAACGGTAAGGCTGATGCGAGTACGCGCGGCGACTTGCCTACCCAAGTGTTGCTCGGCCACCTCGGATACTTCTTCCGCCCTGCCGCGCAGAATGTCGCGATCGTTGGCCTAGCCTCGGGCATCACCGCAGGCAGCGCGACGTTGTACGGTGCCCGGCGCATTGACGTCATCGAAATCGAGCCGGCCATGGTTGCGGCCTCACGTTGGTTCGACCACGTCAACCTCCGGCCGCTCGAGCACCCCGCAGTTCGTTTGATTGTCGACGACGCGCGTGCCTTTCTTGCGGGGAAACGTGAAGCCTACGACTTGATTCTTTCCGAACCGTCGAACCCGTGGATGGCTGGTCCGGCCAATTTGTTCACCCGTGAATTCTTCCATCAGGCCGGGCGTGCACTGCGGCCGCACGGTCTATTGGTGCAGTGGCTACAACTGTATGCCATGCCGCCAGAGGCGGTGGCGGCTGTGCTCCAAGCGTTGCTGGAAACGTTCCCGCATGTTTACGGGTTTGCTCCGGGGCACGGAGAGACTGACCTCCTGTTGGTCGCGAGCCGGCAGCCGATTGAGCCCACGGCTTTTCCCTCCTGGGAAAGCTTGCCCACTGGTGCGCGGCGGGACTTGGTACGAGCTGGTGTATTCGATGAGGCAGACGTGCGGGCGCTTCTTTACCTCACGCCCGGCGC is a window encoding:
- a CDS encoding ATP-dependent Clp protease proteolytic subunit; translated protein: MSFGDLFWLFFIFSALQPVLRQRLLENARQRLIARIEKRRGSRVILLVHRQETMSLLGFPVVRYIDIEDAEAVMRACELTDPEVPLDIVLHTPGGLVLASLQIARAVREHKGNVTVFVPHYAMSGGTLIALAADEIVMSPHAVLGPVDPQLGQYPAASLLKVVRQKPVAEVDDQTLILADVAEKAIHQVRDAVAELLTRSQTPENAQRLAELLSTGTWTHDFPITVQKARELGLPVRSDIPTEVLELMELYPQPVRRVPSVEYLPGPRRAVERGGGGRAH
- a CDS encoding MarC family protein, which encodes MGWLEYTVLAFTTLFVIVDPIAVVPAFLAMTPEQTPEARLRTARIACSVAAAVLVVFTLLGESIFRYLHVSPGAFQIAGSILLLRIALDMLHGQRSAAQETNEEVLAGAAKEDIAVSPLAVPMLAGPGAISTSLILFHQAESVWQRVTLFLVIGLVAIASYGIFTLAIYGIHRVSPLALKLINRLMGLLLAAVAVQFALDGVAQVGWCRT
- a CDS encoding Hsp20/alpha crystallin family protein; translated protein: MARWDPFQEIEALRREIDRAFESAGLRFPSLLRTGLWPARGERGYPPVNVYEDKDAFYVEVLVPGVDPNSVTITALRNSVTISGEKPRTATGKSEAIHREERSSGKFSRRIELPVEVDEAKAKAEYKNGVLLITLPKAEQAKPKAIAVQVG
- a CDS encoding Hsp20/alpha crystallin family protein — translated: MAEKTVAATTGSVQPTPSREATRAEDRYVAPAVDIYETPEELVLVADLPGVGKDDLEVRVEEDVLTIRGTPRHAAPGEPVWREFELPNFFRQFELSEVIDQEKISADFKHGVLTLHLPKAEKAKPRKIEVKVS
- a CDS encoding Hsp20/alpha crystallin family protein, which produces MANWLPEKWRETLGRLYDDVQRAITRWRRRLTGELAVGGETVALPSWEGWGLPAIEVAESADAVEVTVELPGLSKDDFSLEVVGDYLVLRGEKKREREEKREGYWYSECAYGAFTRWIPLPVPVAAEKAEAKFRHGRLHVRLPKRVPAKKVPVEFK
- a CDS encoding HPF/RaiA family ribosome-associated protein translates to MNEPQGAQAQVVPFTWNLVTREMHGHPLLRKQLTRRLQSLEKHLRDYPPDGVHLHILLEKNPHRTLYNTALTLRLPKHILHTEKSAREPILSLDKAFDALVREVERVKGHQRKEEEWKRKLRRQRLPLLRAGKFAPEPLPEGEGPQEPQAVVVDFLKRHYRRMVDHVRRHVRHDEFSGELPPHAVDPRGVVDTVVQKVLAKWRDKPASVGWLIWVYRLLHEELRRRRRFFQRAAAERVPVDQETKRPDEEDLAAGYDAEQPLDIIVREYEPVITELRELVPDPFAPNPEVSAERRELLEAVQHLVQTWSRPEKDVFELYFVEGFSIPEISMVTGMEPQRVKELVATLQERLRGALAGVL
- a CDS encoding phosphate-starvation-inducible PsiE family protein, which encodes MEWWQDLRASWQVQSLYQRFETVVALVLTVLVALVIVVALFRLTVAVVGSLLLQAWNPLDHRVFQAVFGDILTLSLIHI